The following coding sequences are from one Dehalococcoidia bacterium window:
- a CDS encoding cytochrome c oxidase assembly protein encodes MNWQLHPDVIFWMAVLEGGYLLLVRRGARRYPGECVVSRRQLGTYTLGVFVLWIAAGTPIHDYGEQYLFSVHMIQHLLISMVGAPLMLLGTPAWLLRPLLTRRYVLPAARIITLPIVAIVIFNTTTLFTHLPPFMNYVLEHHPYHFLAHVVLFATALLMWWPVFSPLPELPRLHFSGQFIYLFVQSLIPSIIASFMTFGSTVLYTYYEHVPRRWGLSPIDDQVLAGLIMKLSGGAIIFGLMAIVFFRWYNQEQRDHPDALEELDTRGSLPPELSWDEIEAELQRMGIHQAQR; translated from the coding sequence ATGAACTGGCAACTGCATCCCGACGTGATCTTCTGGATGGCCGTGCTCGAAGGCGGCTATCTCCTTCTCGTCCGGCGCGGCGCACGCCGGTATCCGGGCGAGTGCGTCGTCTCGCGCCGCCAGCTCGGCACCTACACACTTGGGGTGTTCGTGCTCTGGATCGCCGCCGGCACGCCGATCCACGACTACGGCGAGCAGTACCTGTTCAGCGTGCACATGATCCAGCACCTGCTGATCTCGATGGTCGGCGCGCCGCTGATGCTGCTGGGCACGCCCGCCTGGCTGCTGCGGCCGCTGCTGACGCGGCGCTACGTGCTGCCGGCCGCGCGCATCATTACCCTGCCGATCGTGGCGATCGTGATCTTCAATACGACGACCTTGTTCACGCATCTGCCGCCGTTCATGAACTACGTACTCGAGCACCATCCGTACCACTTCCTGGCGCACGTGGTGCTCTTTGCCACGGCGCTGCTGATGTGGTGGCCGGTCTTCAGCCCGCTGCCGGAATTGCCGCGGCTGCATTTCAGCGGACAGTTCATCTATCTGTTTGTACAGTCGCTCATCCCGTCGATCATCGCCTCATTTATGACCTTCGGCTCGACCGTACTCTACACCTACTATGAACATGTGCCACGCCGCTGGGGTCTCTCTCCCATCGACGACCAGGTGCTGGCCGGCCTGATCATGAAGCTCTCCGGCGGTGCGATCATCTTTGGGCTGATGGCGATCGTTTTCTTCCGCTGGTACAACCAGGAGCAGCGCGACCACCCCGACGCGCTCGAGGAGCTGGATACACGAGGCAGCCTGCCGCCCGAGCTGAGCTGGGATGAGATCGAAGCTGAACTGCAACGGATGGGCATCCACCAGGCGCAACGCTGA
- a CDS encoding cupredoxin domain-containing protein, which translates to MQHDAHGGQGGEHAAGQPASRGFSEKFLIPLAIPVGAGLVILCIILAVSQILLAVPEDVATPIALLIALVILLGCAYFATARSLNRGIVTLGVAIPAVILFGAGIGAGIYRQANPKTENKGVEANAAPRPQITTDDKFSETAYTVTAGQQVTIEVENHGSNLHNMHVLDVKNPDGSDIKTDILQAGTSAKLTFTIDKPGTYNFQCDVHPTEMKGTITVTAGAAGGGAAAGSLGEEATDDKFSATQLTAKAGQAATLTLQNKGPANQHDWHLLDAKNADGSPIMTKIIPPGQTDSIQFTIDKPGTYNFQCDVHPTQMKGTLVVQ; encoded by the coding sequence ATGCAGCACGACGCACACGGCGGCCAGGGCGGGGAACACGCTGCCGGCCAGCCGGCTTCTCGCGGTTTCTCTGAGAAGTTCCTGATCCCGCTTGCCATCCCCGTCGGCGCGGGCCTGGTAATCCTCTGCATCATCCTCGCGGTCTCGCAGATCCTGCTGGCCGTGCCCGAAGACGTGGCGACGCCGATCGCCCTGCTGATCGCGCTGGTGATCCTGCTGGGCTGCGCCTACTTCGCCACCGCGCGCAGCCTCAACCGCGGCATAGTCACGCTCGGCGTCGCCATTCCGGCCGTGATCCTCTTCGGGGCGGGCATCGGCGCGGGCATCTACCGCCAGGCGAACCCGAAGACGGAGAACAAGGGCGTTGAAGCGAACGCGGCGCCCAGGCCGCAGATCACCACCGACGACAAGTTCAGCGAGACGGCCTACACGGTGACCGCCGGCCAGCAAGTGACAATCGAGGTGGAGAACCACGGCAGCAACCTGCACAACATGCACGTCCTCGACGTGAAGAACCCCGACGGCAGCGACATCAAGACCGACATCCTGCAGGCCGGCACCTCGGCTAAGCTGACCTTCACCATCGACAAGCCCGGCACGTACAACTTCCAGTGCGACGTGCATCCGACGGAGATGAAGGGCACGATCACGGTGACGGCCGGTGCAGCCGGCGGTGGCGCCGCGGCAGGGAGCCTGGGCGAGGAGGCGACCGACGACAAGTTCTCGGCCACGCAGCTCACGGCGAAAGCCGGCCAGGCCGCGACCCTGACGCTGCAGAACAAGGGGCCGGCGAACCAGCACGACTGGCACCTGCTCGATGCCAAGAACGCCGACGGCTCGCCGATCATGACCAAGATCATCCCGCCCGGGCAGACCGATTCGATCCAGTTCACGATCGACAAGCCGGGTACGTACAACTTCCAGTGCGATGTCCACCCCACGCAGATGAAGGGCACGCTCGTCGTGCAGTGA